One Pararhizobium sp. IMCC3301 DNA segment encodes these proteins:
- a CDS encoding SWIM zinc finger domain-containing protein: protein MKAKDQPRFDIGTLREMAGEKVFARGQAYHDAGQVNILAIEPGRVLAQVAGTEDYRTVLRGCGAKIEGECSCPAFEDWGFCKHMVATAFAANAAGDNGAADGAGALGRIRDHLKARGVDALVEMIVELAEWDPALLRKLDMAADAASEDETVLEPRYRKAINEVTRTRGFVDYGAAPRWASGVQMALESVADLIPAGRASLAFNLAEHAIARVEQAIEEIDDSDGHCGALLHQARDIHLDACRAVRPDPVKLARDLFTREMGDDYDTFYNAAALYADVLGETGLTEYSRLAAEAWKELPPLAGGNRAPTEFSGDYIRLKSILDFFAERDGDVEVRIAIRAKDLSSPRQYLQLAEFCLAQDRQEEALHHAEEGLWIFEDERPDKQLVFFTVDLLDQAGRRAEAEAHLWRAFEKDPSLELYKRLRSVGGEETRERAVAHLEAQLAEEKPAPWRDAADLLIRVLMEEKMFDAAWVIANENRASSGLKESLAKASETNHSRDALKVYADRVEELLRAGGNHNYEEAHRLITRMGALRGVPEQAAYVAGVKIRFRRKRNFMKLLE, encoded by the coding sequence ATGAAAGCGAAGGACCAGCCGCGCTTCGATATTGGCACGCTGCGCGAAATGGCTGGCGAGAAAGTGTTTGCGCGCGGCCAAGCCTATCATGACGCCGGACAGGTAAATATTCTCGCCATTGAGCCGGGGCGCGTACTGGCGCAGGTTGCGGGCACGGAGGATTACCGCACTGTGCTTAGGGGGTGCGGCGCGAAAATCGAAGGCGAATGCTCCTGCCCGGCCTTCGAGGACTGGGGATTTTGCAAGCATATGGTCGCCACGGCGTTTGCAGCCAACGCGGCCGGCGATAACGGCGCGGCGGACGGTGCTGGCGCGCTCGGGCGCATCCGGGATCATCTCAAGGCCAGGGGCGTTGATGCGTTGGTCGAGATGATTGTGGAACTGGCCGAGTGGGATCCGGCCTTGTTGCGCAAGCTCGATATGGCTGCCGATGCAGCGTCGGAGGACGAGACTGTCCTGGAGCCCCGTTACCGCAAGGCGATCAACGAAGTCACCCGCACGAGAGGCTTTGTCGATTACGGCGCGGCGCCTCGCTGGGCGAGTGGCGTGCAAATGGCACTCGAAAGCGTTGCCGATCTCATACCCGCTGGCCGCGCGAGCCTGGCCTTCAATCTCGCTGAGCACGCCATTGCCCGGGTTGAGCAGGCCATAGAGGAAATTGACGATTCCGACGGCCATTGCGGTGCGCTGTTACATCAGGCGCGCGATATTCACCTTGACGCGTGCCGCGCGGTGCGGCCCGATCCGGTAAAGCTCGCGCGCGATCTGTTCACCCGCGAAATGGGGGACGATTACGATACGTTCTACAACGCCGCCGCGCTTTACGCCGACGTGCTGGGCGAAACAGGGCTCACCGAATATAGCCGGCTCGCCGCCGAAGCCTGGAAAGAGTTGCCCCCGCTTGCGGGCGGGAACCGCGCGCCGACTGAGTTCTCCGGCGACTACATCCGGCTGAAAAGTATCCTCGATTTCTTCGCCGAGCGCGACGGTGATGTTGAGGTGCGTATTGCCATCCGCGCCAAGGATCTGTCGTCGCCAAGGCAGTATCTGCAACTGGCTGAATTCTGCCTCGCGCAGGATCGGCAGGAAGAGGCGCTGCATCACGCTGAAGAGGGTCTATGGATTTTCGAAGACGAGCGGCCGGACAAACAACTCGTGTTCTTCACCGTTGATCTGTTGGACCAAGCTGGCCGAAGAGCAGAGGCAGAGGCGCATCTGTGGCGGGCCTTCGAGAAGGATCCGAGCCTGGAGTTGTATAAACGACTTCGGAGTGTTGGCGGCGAGGAAACGCGCGAGCGTGCCGTTGCGCACCTTGAGGCGCAGTTGGCCGAGGAAAAACCCGCGCCGTGGCGCGATGCGGCCGATCTTCTCATTCGGGTGCTGATGGAAGAGAAAATGTTCGATGCGGCCTGGGTAATTGCAAACGAAAACAGGGCCTCGTCAGGACTGAAGGAATCTCTTGCCAAGGCGAGTGAGACCAACCATTCGCGTGATGCGCTCAAGGTTTATGCCGACCGGGTCGAAGAACTCCTCCGGGCCGGCGGCAATCACAATTACGAGGAGGCCCACAGATTGATTACCCGCATGGGCGCTTTACGCGGCGTACCCGAACAGGCAGCCTATGTCGCGGGTGTCAAGATCCGCTTCCGGCGCAAGCGCAATTTCATGAAGCTGCTGGAGTGA
- the guaA gene encoding glutamine-hydrolyzing GMP synthase, which yields MNTHPDSILIVDFGSQVTQLIARRVREAGVYCEIAPFQSAGEAFERMQPKGVILSGGPASTSQIDSPRAPDIVFESGVPVLGICYGQMAMCVQTGGKAEGSDHREFGRAFVEIRKASPLFDGVWETGTSHQVWMSHGDRVIELPEGFEILAVSEGAPFAAYANEARKYYGVMFHPEVVHTPDGGKLLSNFVHRIVGLENNWSMAGYRDRAIQEIRDQVGDGKVICALSGGVDSSVAALLIHEAIGDQLNCILVDHGLMRKNEAAEVVSLFREHYDLNLKLVDAADRFIDALDGEADPETKRKTIGRLFIEVFEEEAKAIGGADFLAQGTLYPDVIESVSFTGGPSVTIKSHHNVGGLPERMNMQLVEPLRELFKDEVRALGRELGLPDSFVGRHPFPGPGLAIRCPGGVTREKLNILRQADAIYLDEIRKAGLYDTIWQAFAVLLPVQTVGVMGDGRTYEAVCALRAVTSVDGMTADFYPYDMNFLGRAATRIINEVKGINRVVYDITSKPPGTIEWE from the coding sequence ATGAACACACATCCAGACTCCATTCTTATTGTCGATTTCGGTTCGCAGGTCACACAGCTGATTGCACGGCGGGTGCGCGAGGCCGGAGTGTATTGCGAAATCGCACCGTTTCAATCCGCTGGCGAAGCCTTTGAGCGGATGCAGCCGAAAGGCGTCATCCTGTCCGGCGGCCCGGCCTCCACATCGCAGATCGATTCACCGCGCGCGCCGGACATTGTGTTTGAGAGCGGCGTTCCGGTGCTGGGGATCTGTTATGGCCAGATGGCGATGTGCGTGCAGACCGGCGGCAAGGCGGAAGGCTCCGATCATCGCGAATTCGGCCGTGCCTTCGTTGAGATCAGGAAAGCCTCGCCGTTATTTGACGGCGTCTGGGAAACCGGCACCAGCCATCAGGTCTGGATGAGCCATGGTGACCGGGTGATCGAACTGCCGGAAGGTTTTGAAATTCTGGCGGTTTCCGAAGGTGCGCCATTCGCGGCCTACGCCAATGAAGCGCGTAAATATTACGGTGTGATGTTTCATCCCGAAGTGGTTCATACGCCCGATGGCGGCAAGCTGTTGTCGAATTTCGTGCACAGGATCGTCGGTCTTGAAAACAATTGGAGCATGGCCGGCTATCGTGACCGGGCAATCCAGGAAATCCGCGACCAGGTTGGTGATGGCAAGGTGATTTGCGCCTTGTCGGGCGGGGTCGATTCATCTGTGGCAGCGCTGCTGATTCATGAGGCGATCGGCGATCAGTTGAATTGCATCCTGGTTGACCACGGACTGATGCGCAAAAACGAGGCCGCAGAAGTGGTGTCGCTGTTTCGCGAGCATTACGATCTCAATTTGAAACTGGTCGACGCCGCTGACCGCTTTATCGACGCGCTGGACGGGGAAGCCGATCCGGAGACAAAGCGCAAGACCATCGGACGGCTGTTCATCGAAGTGTTTGAAGAAGAGGCGAAGGCGATTGGCGGGGCGGATTTCCTTGCCCAGGGTACGCTGTATCCCGATGTCATTGAAAGCGTCTCATTTACCGGCGGGCCATCGGTGACCATCAAGTCGCACCATAATGTCGGCGGTCTGCCGGAGCGCATGAATATGCAGCTTGTCGAGCCGCTGCGCGAATTGTTCAAGGATGAGGTGAGGGCGCTTGGCCGCGAGCTCGGCCTGCCGGACAGTTTTGTCGGACGCCACCCGTTTCCGGGCCCAGGCCTTGCCATTCGCTGCCCGGGCGGCGTCACCCGCGAAAAACTCAATATTTTACGCCAGGCCGATGCGATCTATCTGGATGAAATCCGCAAGGCTGGTCTCTATGACACGATCTGGCAGGCCTTCGCCGTGCTGCTGCCGGTGCAGACGGTCGGCGTGATGGGAGACGGGCGCACTTATGAAGCGGTCTGCGCCCTGCGCGCCGTGACATCGGTGGATGGCATGACTGCAGACTTTTACCCCTATGACATGAATTTTCTCGGCCGCGCCGCCACCCGCATCATCAACGAAGTGAAGGGCATCAACCGCGTGGTCTACGACATCACCTCAAAACCTCCGGGCACAATCGAGTGGGAGTGA
- a CDS encoding IclR family transcriptional regulator: MQSLARGLSVLDFIARSEGVTFTEVVEATGLSKAVVHRIVAELSRSGFVFRNRTTRKYFGAPLIAASPSGSYATLLLSAASQPMDWLVKKISWPSDLFVHERRQMVMIESSRPSSPFHLRWSRIGRNAPILLSSVGRALLAAMTPEERNDIYDELKAEGEWKNQTSWLKRPLDTIIAEAAARGYAERESSFAGPVLERSGETSFAVAIRAGSVIVGAINIWWPSSADPDQNFISRFKVPLMECRAKIETNLDARD; encoded by the coding sequence ATGCAAAGTCTGGCTCGCGGTCTCAGTGTCCTGGATTTTATCGCTCGCAGTGAAGGCGTGACATTCACCGAGGTTGTGGAAGCCACCGGCTTGTCCAAAGCGGTTGTCCACAGAATCGTAGCTGAGCTATCGCGCAGTGGATTTGTATTTCGAAACCGGACGACCAGAAAATATTTTGGAGCGCCACTGATTGCGGCCTCACCAAGTGGCTCTTACGCGACACTTCTTCTGAGCGCTGCATCACAACCGATGGACTGGCTGGTCAAGAAAATCTCATGGCCGTCAGATTTGTTTGTTCATGAGAGACGGCAGATGGTGATGATTGAATCAAGCCGCCCTTCCTCTCCCTTTCATCTGCGATGGAGCCGGATCGGCAGAAATGCCCCCATACTGCTGTCTTCAGTTGGCCGGGCATTGCTGGCTGCCATGACACCAGAAGAACGCAACGATATCTATGATGAGTTGAAAGCCGAAGGCGAGTGGAAGAACCAGACCAGCTGGTTGAAGAGGCCACTTGACACCATAATTGCCGAGGCCGCGGCGCGCGGCTATGCCGAACGTGAAAGCAGTTTCGCCGGTCCGGTGCTTGAACGCAGCGGAGAGACCTCCTTCGCCGTTGCAATCAGAGCGGGTAGCGTCATTGTCGGGGCGATAAATATCTGGTGGCCATCTTCGGCGGATCCCGATCAGAATTTCATTTCCAGGTTCAAAGTCCCCCTGATGGAGTGTCGTGCCAAGATTGAAACTAATCTTGATGCGCGCGATTGA
- a CDS encoding arylsulfotransferase family protein, with protein MEIPRPSPLMSRKESRNMRPRITGLWHYDKVRATGGYTLMSPLHTQETYLVDMKGEVVHSWSHPLIPGNYAYLLENGNLLWSGETPDGPSPGGGKGGLLREYSWEGEVLWEYADDRQHHDFRRLSNGNTVYLGWEPMPDEAALRVRGAEPGTEDEHGVIWGDFLREVTPAGEIVWEWHAHSGMQIEDFPLHSMSTRKEFLHANAVTELPTGDFMVSFRKNSCIAIIEKATSQLSWHHQDDSWGQQHDCSFLDSGNILLFANGLHVPGGVPFSRVIEFDPRSGQDVWTYRGTPPYSFFSPNISGAQRLCSGNTLICEGLTGRVFEVTPNGDMVWEFVAPWEGPSMGGQSNSVFRAYRYAADSEQIRGRLGPDQVS; from the coding sequence TTGGAGATACCGCGCCCAAGCCCACTCATGTCGCGTAAAGAGAGTAGAAACATGCGTCCAAGAATAACCGGCCTTTGGCACTACGACAAGGTCAGGGCGACTGGCGGTTATACGCTGATGAGTCCTCTTCATACTCAGGAAACCTATCTTGTTGATATGAAAGGAGAGGTGGTTCACTCTTGGTCCCATCCGCTCATTCCCGGCAATTATGCCTATCTTCTGGAAAATGGTAATCTGTTGTGGTCGGGTGAAACACCCGACGGTCCTTCACCAGGTGGCGGCAAGGGTGGCCTGTTGCGCGAATACAGTTGGGAAGGGGAGGTTCTGTGGGAATATGCCGATGACCGCCAGCACCACGATTTCAGACGACTTTCCAATGGAAACACGGTTTATCTTGGTTGGGAACCAATGCCTGACGAAGCAGCACTGCGGGTGCGAGGCGCCGAGCCCGGGACCGAAGATGAGCATGGCGTTATCTGGGGAGACTTTCTGCGGGAGGTGACACCCGCTGGCGAGATAGTGTGGGAGTGGCATGCACATTCGGGTATGCAGATTGAGGATTTCCCCCTGCATTCCATGAGTACCAGGAAAGAGTTCCTCCACGCCAATGCGGTGACAGAATTACCGACTGGTGATTTCATGGTGAGCTTTCGCAAAAACAGTTGCATAGCCATTATCGAAAAGGCAACTTCGCAACTGAGTTGGCATCATCAGGATGACAGTTGGGGGCAACAACACGACTGCTCTTTCCTGGACAGTGGCAATATTCTGCTGTTTGCAAATGGATTGCATGTTCCCGGCGGTGTACCTTTTTCCCGGGTTATCGAGTTTGATCCCAGGTCAGGGCAGGATGTCTGGACATACAGGGGCACGCCGCCATACAGTTTCTTCAGTCCCAACATCAGCGGAGCGCAGAGGCTTTGTAGCGGCAACACCTTGATTTGTGAAGGTTTGACCGGCCGCGTATTTGAAGTTACTCCGAATGGCGATATGGTCTGGGAATTCGTTGCCCCGTGGGAAGGGCCATCTATGGGCGGGCAGTCCAATTCGGTTTTCCGCGCTTATCGATATGCTGCGGATTCAGAACAAATCAGAGGGCGGCTTGGACCCGATCAAGTGTCCTGA
- a CDS encoding sulfatase, protein MRPPNFLLFMTDQHRADHLGCYGNPIVQTPNIDGIANRGQRFDNFYVACPICMPNRIAMMTGRMPSTNGSRHNGIPLDLEAVTYVDLLRSAGYKTALIGKSHLQNMTGRPLIDNAGSKTDDLVEPPEVLSDAVRDRRTGPAYEAEMMKLWAKDPDREIQLPYYGFDHVRFANGHGDQVHGHYDRWLLDRHPDPDALRGPSSSLNSPGLEAPQAWRTAMPEELYPTSYVADETLSFLDGFAQGDQSQPFFIQCSFPDPHHPFTPPGRYFDLYDPDAIPLPETFDVVGKDEHPFLAALRSEAHTDSADNAGPRPFVVTDSGATQQIIALTYGMITMVDDAVGRVLDGLRARGLDENTIVIFTSDHGDFMGDHGLMLKHGLHYDGVLRVPFIWSEPGSQSASTNQQVSGSIDIGTTILARAGLAPQNGSQGMDIISGTTSSDLASRQGMFIEEDELGIHLGREKGMRTRSFVTGRWRVSLFDGMDHGELFDRENDPYEMQNLWKSPQHARQRAELVELMLREMIRLGDTAPKPTHVA, encoded by the coding sequence ATGCGACCACCTAATTTTCTTCTGTTCATGACCGATCAGCATCGGGCTGACCATCTGGGTTGCTATGGTAATCCGATTGTCCAGACGCCCAATATTGACGGGATCGCGAACCGTGGACAGCGTTTTGACAATTTCTATGTTGCCTGTCCCATCTGCATGCCAAACCGAATTGCTATGATGACGGGGCGTATGCCGAGCACGAATGGATCCCGCCATAATGGCATTCCGCTGGATCTTGAGGCGGTGACATATGTCGATCTGCTCAGATCCGCCGGCTATAAAACAGCATTGATCGGTAAGAGCCATCTTCAGAATATGACTGGCCGCCCCCTGATCGACAATGCAGGATCGAAAACAGATGATCTGGTTGAGCCGCCAGAAGTTCTTAGTGATGCCGTTCGCGACAGACGAACGGGGCCGGCTTATGAAGCAGAGATGATGAAACTGTGGGCAAAGGACCCAGACCGCGAGATTCAACTTCCCTATTATGGCTTCGACCATGTCCGCTTCGCAAACGGACATGGAGATCAGGTTCATGGTCACTATGATCGTTGGCTTCTGGACCGCCATCCTGATCCGGACGCCTTGCGTGGCCCGTCTTCCTCGTTAAATTCGCCCGGTTTGGAAGCGCCTCAGGCCTGGCGCACTGCGATGCCTGAAGAACTCTACCCCACCAGCTATGTCGCCGATGAGACGCTTTCCTTCCTGGACGGGTTTGCACAGGGTGATCAAAGCCAGCCATTTTTCATACAGTGCTCCTTTCCTGATCCACATCATCCGTTCACGCCACCGGGACGCTATTTTGATCTTTATGATCCCGACGCAATCCCGCTACCTGAAACCTTTGATGTGGTTGGAAAAGACGAACATCCCTTTCTTGCTGCGCTCCGCTCCGAGGCACACACGGATAGTGCCGACAATGCAGGTCCCAGACCCTTTGTGGTAACTGATTCTGGCGCAACGCAGCAGATCATAGCCTTGACCTACGGCATGATCACCATGGTCGATGATGCCGTGGGGCGCGTCCTTGACGGTTTGCGAGCGCGTGGTCTTGATGAAAATACAATTGTCATCTTCACCAGCGACCACGGTGACTTCATGGGAGATCATGGTTTGATGCTGAAGCATGGGCTTCATTATGATGGTGTTTTGCGCGTTCCATTCATCTGGTCAGAGCCTGGCTCACAGAGCGCCAGCACCAATCAACAAGTAAGCGGTTCCATTGATATCGGTACCACGATTCTGGCGCGTGCAGGACTGGCCCCCCAAAACGGGTCTCAGGGGATGGATATCATATCCGGTACGACCTCCAGCGATCTGGCTTCCCGCCAGGGTATGTTTATCGAAGAAGATGAATTGGGCATCCATCTGGGCAGGGAAAAAGGCATGCGCACGCGCAGCTTCGTGACTGGCAGATGGAGGGTGAGCCTGTTCGATGGCATGGATCACGGTGAGCTTTTTGACCGGGAAAATGACCCGTATGAGATGCAAAACCTGTGGAAATCACCTCAACATGCACGGCAGCGCGCTGAGCTGGTGGAATTGATGCTCCGCGAAATGATCCGCCTTGGAGATACCGCGCCCAAGCCCACTCATGTCGCGTAA
- a CDS encoding tripartite tricarboxylate transporter permease encodes MNDLLNSLAYMLGPMPMLYCIIGVFAGVVVGAIPGLGGGMLMALVLPATFAMDNLLAQVLLIGIYVGGVTGGLSSAVLIGVPGTPAAVMTAIDGHALARKGFAARALSIGIMASLFGGIVSWLVLASLSAPLARLASQLQSFDYFVFIVLGLILIAFAGQGAILKSLISGVLGISLALVGFDSISATNRFTFGVPSLSNGFDLLAVLIGAFAVRQMLVDSSDDRQIMQQASARLPEILHELGRCFRYFGNLIRSSLIGTLIGLMPGIGANIGAIVAYSAAKGMSKNRDEFGNGSEEALVASESGNNATVGGALVPMIALGIPGSGQDVLLMAALILHQIQPGPLLVSEHPEVFYGIISTYLVANIVTLFVMVLSVRYLRSVLSVPKYLLVPLVLMLCTVGVISTNNRVEDTAIMFAFGVLGLFMSWFRFPLAPFVIGFILAPLAEERLRTAAGTARGNWLELLLTPVPLIAIAVLVAIGLMSIIGRMHFRDQMGTRSKRS; translated from the coding sequence ATGAACGACCTTCTTAATTCTCTTGCATACATGCTCGGGCCAATGCCGATGCTTTATTGCATTATTGGTGTGTTTGCCGGTGTCGTCGTTGGTGCTATCCCCGGGTTGGGAGGCGGCATGTTGATGGCGCTGGTCCTTCCTGCCACATTTGCCATGGACAATCTACTTGCCCAAGTGCTGCTAATCGGGATCTATGTGGGCGGAGTGACAGGTGGCCTGTCATCAGCCGTTTTGATTGGTGTTCCCGGTACTCCAGCTGCAGTCATGACGGCGATTGATGGTCACGCACTGGCTAGAAAAGGCTTTGCAGCGCGTGCTCTTTCGATCGGTATCATGGCATCTCTGTTTGGGGGCATCGTCTCCTGGCTGGTTCTTGCCAGCCTGTCCGCGCCATTGGCACGGCTGGCATCGCAACTTCAAAGTTTTGATTACTTCGTCTTCATTGTACTGGGATTGATACTGATTGCGTTTGCCGGTCAGGGAGCCATTCTGAAATCATTGATTTCAGGCGTCTTGGGGATCAGCCTGGCGCTTGTCGGATTCGACAGTATTTCAGCTACAAACCGTTTCACCTTCGGGGTGCCGTCGCTGTCGAACGGGTTTGATCTGCTTGCGGTTCTGATCGGTGCGTTTGCGGTGCGGCAGATGCTGGTTGACTCAAGTGATGATCGCCAGATCATGCAACAGGCTTCTGCGCGTCTGCCCGAAATTCTTCATGAACTGGGCCGATGCTTTCGCTATTTCGGAAATTTGATCAGGTCGTCTCTGATTGGGACACTTATCGGCCTGATGCCAGGGATCGGTGCCAATATTGGTGCAATCGTAGCCTATTCAGCGGCGAAAGGCATGTCCAAGAACCGTGATGAATTCGGCAATGGCAGCGAGGAGGCGCTTGTCGCCTCGGAGAGCGGAAACAATGCGACGGTTGGCGGCGCGCTGGTGCCGATGATCGCGCTGGGCATCCCGGGTTCGGGTCAGGACGTGCTGCTGATGGCGGCACTTATTCTGCACCAGATCCAGCCGGGGCCACTTCTGGTTTCCGAGCATCCGGAAGTATTTTACGGCATTATTTCAACCTATCTGGTTGCCAATATCGTTACCCTTTTCGTGATGGTTCTGTCCGTGCGCTATCTTCGGTCAGTTCTTTCTGTGCCCAAATATTTGTTGGTTCCTCTGGTTCTGATGCTTTGCACGGTCGGGGTGATATCGACCAACAACCGGGTTGAGGACACGGCCATCATGTTTGCATTTGGCGTTCTTGGCCTTTTCATGTCGTGGTTCCGGTTTCCGCTTGCTCCATTCGTGATCGGATTCATTCTGGCCCCGTTGGCAGAAGAGCGGTTGCGGACTGCGGCGGGAACGGCGCGTGGCAACTGGCTTGAATTGCTGCTGACGCCTGTCCCGTTGATCGCCATCGCGGTGCTGGTTGCCATTGGACTGATGTCTATTATCGGGCGAATGCATTTTCGCGACCAAATGGGCACGCGATCCAAACGATCCTAG
- a CDS encoding tripartite tricarboxylate transporter TctB family protein, producing the protein MRDIVSGLLLTAFSAVMYWRATLIANPGYDLLGPGFLPKFAVALMGILSAILLAVAVLKQVRQTASAERAELLSWSLPLDLIRQSLIVFLLGAYVYILISGWAHFELASVLFVLSAGAVLAPLKARALIILGITTVLAVFVVSYTFRNILFVNLP; encoded by the coding sequence ATGCGAGATATCGTATCAGGCCTATTGTTGACAGCTTTCTCGGCGGTGATGTACTGGCGCGCGACGCTGATAGCTAACCCTGGCTATGATTTGCTCGGACCGGGGTTTCTCCCGAAGTTTGCTGTGGCGTTGATGGGGATTTTGTCTGCAATTCTGTTGGCCGTGGCAGTGTTGAAGCAGGTGCGCCAGACAGCGTCTGCTGAGCGCGCGGAACTTTTGAGTTGGTCGCTCCCTCTGGATTTGATCCGGCAGAGTCTGATTGTGTTTTTGCTGGGGGCCTATGTGTACATTCTTATTTCAGGATGGGCCCATTTCGAGCTGGCTTCCGTGCTTTTTGTACTGTCTGCCGGAGCTGTTCTTGCGCCACTGAAGGCCAGGGCGCTGATAATTCTGGGCATTACAACGGTTTTGGCAGTGTTTGTGGTCTCCTACACGTTCCGCAACATTCTATTCGTCAACCTTCCATAG
- a CDS encoding tripartite tricarboxylate transporter substrate binding protein: MHKKMAAVAGALLLFATGANAEYPEKPIQWVFPNNAGGGIHNLALATLNIIQGDIPQSITVTAMPGAGTVAGTRFVAEQPADGYTFLFIHDAPFQTSAMGLLGFDLLDQIEPIARVAEFCLGLFGAADAPYSDLKGLQAYATEHPNEVNAAINIGSLSHINMLRLEEELGIDLNLVSVGGGGAASRQALISGEIDLIDNSPTEIGSQVRAGDVTALAWYGSERHPALPDLSTMGEQGFETPRTSCAYGYLWGRKDLPQDIKDYWSGVFSEAFADSANRDDLMERTSMPPAVLTGEELAKFAKEMNDERRSAFERFGLVK, encoded by the coding sequence ATGCATAAGAAAATGGCCGCGGTTGCAGGGGCATTGCTGTTATTCGCAACAGGTGCAAATGCGGAATATCCAGAAAAACCAATCCAGTGGGTCTTCCCGAACAATGCTGGAGGCGGAATTCACAATCTCGCCCTTGCAACCTTGAACATCATTCAGGGTGATATTCCGCAATCGATCACGGTGACGGCGATGCCTGGGGCCGGAACGGTTGCGGGAACACGCTTTGTGGCTGAGCAACCGGCAGATGGATACACGTTCCTGTTCATTCATGACGCACCATTTCAAACCAGCGCCATGGGCTTGCTCGGCTTTGACCTTCTGGATCAAATTGAGCCGATTGCCCGTGTTGCGGAGTTCTGCCTTGGTTTGTTTGGAGCGGCTGATGCACCATATTCGGACCTGAAGGGGTTGCAGGCCTATGCAACAGAACATCCGAATGAGGTGAATGCTGCAATCAATATCGGATCGCTGTCACACATCAACATGTTGCGATTGGAAGAAGAGCTGGGAATTGATCTTAATCTTGTCTCTGTGGGCGGGGGAGGGGCTGCCAGTCGCCAGGCTCTGATATCAGGGGAGATTGATCTGATTGATAATTCACCTACAGAAATCGGATCGCAGGTCCGTGCGGGCGATGTGACTGCTTTGGCTTGGTACGGAAGTGAACGCCATCCGGCCCTGCCTGATCTCAGCACGATGGGCGAACAGGGTTTTGAAACCCCGAGGACAAGCTGCGCCTATGGATATCTGTGGGGACGTAAGGATCTTCCGCAGGATATCAAGGATTACTGGAGCGGCGTCTTTTCCGAGGCTTTTGCAGATTCGGCTAATCGAGATGATTTGATGGAGCGCACCAGCATGCCACCAGCAGTTCTGACGGGTGAGGAGCTTGCAAAGTTCGCGAAAGAAATGAACGATGAGCGCCGGTCTGCATTCGAGCGCTTTGGGCTGGTCAAGTAG
- a CDS encoding MAPEG family protein, which produces MNTPFDPSAIAIVGIYAALCAFILTWLGNSTGSLRRKNRIAVGDGGNKHLIRIMRGHANAVENMPITLLLLAIAALVGTPLFVLHILGILFVIGRILHAWHFIQEDAPGWQRFGGFGLSALVTLVLALGLLGHGTWIAFS; this is translated from the coding sequence GTGAACACACCATTCGATCCGTCAGCCATTGCCATTGTCGGTATTTACGCAGCGCTCTGCGCCTTCATTCTGACATGGCTGGGCAACAGCACCGGCTCGCTGCGCCGCAAGAACCGCATTGCCGTTGGCGATGGCGGCAACAAGCACCTCATCCGCATCATGCGCGGCCACGCAAATGCCGTTGAAAACATGCCAATCACTCTGTTGCTGCTGGCTATCGCCGCTCTGGTGGGAACGCCGCTCTTTGTGCTGCACATTCTCGGCATCCTGTTTGTCATCGGCCGCATTCTCCACGCCTGGCATTTCATTCAGGAAGATGCACCGGGCTGGCAGCGCTTTGGCGGCTTTGGACTGTCAGCCCTTGTCACTCTGGTGCTGGCTCTGGGATTGCTCGGCCATGGCACCTGGATCGCCTTCAGTTAG